In the genome of Bacillus thuringiensis, the window ATAAATGAAAGTTATTACTTTGATAACTTTTTCCATCAAACTGGTCAAGGGAAAACATCCGATTCTGAATTTCTAATCGATACGTCGTTGTATCCATTAAATCGAGGGGCTGTATTCTTCACACACGGTAACAATGATTATACTGCGACTCCAGAAATTTTACGTCAGCAAGGTTATTTCACTTCTGTATTCCATGCGAATAACGCAACATTTTGGAATCGTAATATCATGTACTCTGCTCTTGGTTATGATCGTTACTATAATGAGCTTGATTACAAAATTACACCAGAAACAAATTTAAATTGGGGATTAAAAGATATCGAATACTTTGATCAATCAGTAGATATATTAAAAACTGTTAATCAACCATTCTATGCTCGTTTCCTTACTTTAACAAACCATTATCCATTTACGTATGATGAAGATACAAAATTCATTGAACCATACAACTCTGGTAATGGCGTATTTGATCGTTACATCGTAACAGCACGTTACTTAGACGAATCAATTAAAAAATTTATTGAACGTCTAAAGGCCGAGGGGCTTTACGATGATTCTATTATTGTGTTATACGGTGATCATTATGGTATTTCCGAAAAACATAATCGTGCAATGGCACAGTTTTTAGAAAAAGATCAAATAACAGAATTTGATACTTTAAATTTACAACGTACACCTTTATATATTCATATTCCTGGACAAACAGAAGGTCAAACTATTTCAAAGCCTACTGGACAAATCGATATGAAACCTACTATTCTAAATTTATTAGGTGTTGATTCTACGAATGATATTCGTTTTGGCCATGATATGTTTTCAGATGAATATACTGGCTTTGTTGTTTTACGTGATGGTAGCTTCATTACAGATAAGTATGCATACAAAAACAACACTTTCTACGACCGTATAACAGGTGAAATTGTAGATTTACCAAAAAAAGAAGCTCAAGCCCTCATTAAACGTGCACAAAATGAATTACGAATGTCTGACAAAATTATTGAAGGCGATTTATTACGCTTCTCAGAAAGCAATAAAATTAAAACTGGCGAAGTACAAACTAAAATTAAAGAAACAGAAAAATAATCTATATATGAAAAAGGAGCAACTTATTACAGTTGCTCCCTTTTACTTTTATTCTACGCTTGTTTCTAAAGCTACATCCGTATAGGTATTATCATTACCTATATTTAAAATTACTTCACATTGACGCAATCTCAATTCAAAGAGCATGATAGAATCATGATAGATTTCAGGATTTGATTTCATCTTATGTAATATCTCTTGTTTTTCTTGTATTTCTAAATGCGTGTTTTCTACAGCTTGCTTTAAGGAGTTAAATGGATTCCTAAAGAATATATTAATATCTCGCTCTTGTGTGTTTTCAAACAGCTCAAATTGCAAGAAAAATTTCTTCATAATAGAAGCCGTTACCTCAGTATAATCTTCATTTTCTACATACTGTTTGTATTTGTTATATAGCATAGATTTATTTTTAGGAAGAACTCCAAATAATTTACCGGCACTTTTCAGTAAAAATTGTGCTGGCGTAAATCGACGTAAAATATTTACTTCATCCATTTGTATTCTAGTCGTCATCCTGTCAGTATCTCTGCGCCAGTCATCAAGCACTTTAAAGTCACATTCTAACTGTATTCTATTTTCTCCAAATAGTGAATTAAGCCCTTCACTAAGTTCTTCTAAATACGTTTGGCTTTGAAGAAGCTCATTATTAGAAGTTGCAATCCAATTTTGCATAGAAAGAGCAAGATTAGATAGTACAGTTTGTTCTAAATATTTATGCACTCTTTCATTCATTGCTTTATTTAGTTCCGTATCCATGTGCCCGAAATCACTTTCTTCACTAATTATATTAGAACAACTCTTTAATATCTTCGGGATATTTTCAGTAAGATCATTCGTAATTTCAGTCTTCATTGAACGATATGATTGTGTAATGAAATGAATTTTTTCCCTCTCAAATGCAGTAAGGTTATTAATGCTACCGTTTAGTTTCACTAGCATATCTTCATTCCAATTAATAGCATCCACTAGATTGTTTTCTTTCTCAACACGTTTATCCAAAAGATATGTAATTGTTTTTCGAATGAAATATAATAACTTTTCAGTACGTTCTGCATCGATATGTTTATGATTAAAGTTAAAATGAATAAACTCAGTTAAATCATTTAATTGTTGACTACTTGTATATAACGAAGAATAAGGGAAAATTCTCGCATGTGGGAAATATGTGTTTATTCTCGCTGCCGTATCATGTAATACCCTTTTTACTTCTGCTTCACTGTAAATGTTATCGATTTTATTTAATAAGAAATGAATTTGTAAATTTGGCGTATGTTCTTGAATACTTAATAGAATGTCACGTTCTTTATCAGTAAAAGGTGAATCCGCATTCAATACGAACAGTAATTCGTCTACAGAATTTAAATATTCGAATATCTCATCTCTAGTGTCGTTATTCCTATTAAAGCCAGGTGTCACTACAAATGTAAGTTTATTTTCATTTAAAAATCTGCATGGTAATTTAAATTCAACACATGCTCTATCTCTATATGTTTGATGGTGCTGGGACATCATATTATGGTAATCAGAGACATCTTCCGTTGTTGTAATTGCTGAGTCTGTTATGGCGTTTATTTCTATATGAGCATCATTTTTTAAAACTACTACATTTGAAATTGATTTTTCTAATATATTTTCTCCTAATATAGAGTTAATAAATGTAGTTTTTCCGTTTCCTGAAGTTCCCGTTACTAAAATACGATTTGTTCTTAAATCTGCGAGCTCGTCAACTAGCCATTTAAATCGGTGACCTATTTCTATATTGTGCTTTTGTGCCCATTGTGTAATAGATTCAAAAAGATGTAAGCTGTACTCTAAGCCATTTACATGATTAATAGAATGTGACAATAAGTTTTCTGCATGTTCTATATTTGCTGAATCTATTTTGGAAGGGAAAATCTCATCCCATGCCAATACAGCTGCAGATGGAAATACAGCATAAGATGGATTGACTACCTTTAACCAATTTGCTAACAGATTTGGTATGATATCGTTTAATTGTCTAAGCGTATATTGACCTTGAATTAATGCAAAGTACGTTTCTTCGTAAAGAGCAGAAACTTTGTTCCATATATCGGACGAATGTATTTCAATATGTAAGAAAAATTCATTTATTGTATTAAGCCATAATAAATAATTTTGTTCATCTTTATAACTGTTCCAAAGTGATGAAACCATTTGTGTAAATTGTACTTGATCTACATTATTTAATGTAGCTAATGCATCATAAAAATAGTCTGGTGAAATATGTTTAGTAAACCCTTTATCGATATATCCTTTTAACACCTCAAACCATGGATACGATTCTATTCGAATTAACTCATTCACAGCAAGCTCTACTGCACTATCAAAATCTTGCTGTTCCTCATAAAAGGAACGGGCAATTTTTGTGACATTCGGATAATCAGGATTTAAAGAAACTGCTTCTTTAATAACACCGAAAGCTGAGTCAAAATTATTTTGCTCAATGTAAAGAGAAAGTAATTGTAATCTAATTTCGGTCATCAATATTTTATTATCAGTAGTAATGGAAGTATAAATATTTTCAGCAAATGATAATTGATTAAGTTCGAAATAAGCATCCGCAATATTTTTTTGTGCCCATGGTGCTAATTCATTACTAACCTTCTCCCATTTAAAAATAGCTGCTTCAAAATCTTGATGACGATAATAAAATTCACCTTGTGCAAAACGGATATAAGACCCATCAGAAATCTCATTTTTTTCTTCGTTTACATAAGCTTGTCCAAGTACGTCAAGAGTTGGTTTTGTTTCATTTTCCATTAGGAATGTTTCATAATACACCTTTTTTATTAATTGTTTTTCTAATCTCATCTTTTCCCCCACTATATCTTGAAAATACATTTTTAAGATATGTCAATACTTTTTGTATGTATGCTTTTTATCTTAACAAAGAATATCTTTTGGAAAATTTCATTTTCCTTTCATTTTTCAAGTTAGATTGAATTTTTATGAGAAAAGTTTCAGTTTTTTTTCAATTTCCTTTCAGTTATGAAACAGCATTAAATGTTCCTAATAACCTAATAAGACTATAATATCCCACATTATATTATCAGGAAAACCCCATATAAACCATATTATAAAAACAATCTATATTGAATTTATATGCATAATTCACTGTGCTGTCAAACAAAAAAAACAACAATAGGAGCTAACAGCTATTCTTACCATTTCTTCTCAAATTGTTTTCCTTTAAAATGTTTCAGTGGTTATGTAATTAAATTCCATTAACCTATATAAATAACTAGTCCAAAAAATATCTATATGCATATCATGTTATAGTAAAGAATTTAGGAGATCCTAAAAGGAGGCATTTTCATGTTTGAAGATAAATCTAAAATAAATTACCCATATGAATTTACTGAAACTACAACAGTTCCTCTAAAGAACCCCATTGATAAAAAATTCAAGAACGGGACAGGTACACATAACTTTCCAATTAAGAAGCACTATAAAGAACAAGTTCTATACACTGAAAAAATTAATAATAATAAAAATAAATAATTGTATAGATCCTTATAACGATTAGCCATGTATAGTTATTTGGTTAGTAATGTAGAAATCTTTATTATACAATTCATGCACCTTTTAAAAAGTGCTGTATACAGCGCTTTTTTATACATAGATAAATTTAAGCTAACGCAGCCAAG includes:
- a CDS encoding LTA synthase family protein, whose protein sequence is MKNKINLQMQNISFVIIMALAVWLKTYLITRFSFDLKIESSTQELILFISPLAASLAFVGLALFATGEKRNYIALCINFLLTIVLVGNVMFYDFYSDFVTLPVLGQTSNFGQLGGSIIEILNYKIILAFVDIVFFFILLKKKSLVFKTERVTHSTRLLYFLLTIGVFFANLHLAEKERPELLTRSFDRVMLVKNLGLYTHQVYDLTLQVKAGSQKALADSSKLQETENYVKANQSEPNPNMFGAAKGKNVIVVTLESLQTFLIGASVNGQEVTPFLNEFINESYYFDNFFHQTGQGKTSDSEFLIDTSLYPLNRGAVFFTHGNNDYTATPEILRQQGYFTSVFHANNATFWNRNIMYSALGYDRYYNELDYKITPETNLNWGLKDIEYFDQSVDILKTVNQPFYARFLTLTNHYPFTYDEDTKFIEPYNSGNGVFDRYIVTARYLDESIKKFIERLKAEGLYDDSIIVLYGDHYGISEKHNRAMAQFLEKDQITEFDTLNLQRTPLYIHIPGQTEGQTISKPTGQIDMKPTILNLLGVDSTNDIRFGHDMFSDEYTGFVVLRDGSFITDKYAYKNNTFYDRITGEIVDLPKKEAQALIKRAQNELRMSDKIIEGDLLRFSESNKIKTGEVQTKIKETEK
- a CDS encoding dynamin family protein produces the protein MRLEKQLIKKVYYETFLMENETKPTLDVLGQAYVNEEKNEISDGSYIRFAQGEFYYRHQDFEAAIFKWEKVSNELAPWAQKNIADAYFELNQLSFAENIYTSITTDNKILMTEIRLQLLSLYIEQNNFDSAFGVIKEAVSLNPDYPNVTKIARSFYEEQQDFDSAVELAVNELIRIESYPWFEVLKGYIDKGFTKHISPDYFYDALATLNNVDQVQFTQMVSSLWNSYKDEQNYLLWLNTINEFFLHIEIHSSDIWNKVSALYEETYFALIQGQYTLRQLNDIIPNLLANWLKVVNPSYAVFPSAAVLAWDEIFPSKIDSANIEHAENLLSHSINHVNGLEYSLHLFESITQWAQKHNIEIGHRFKWLVDELADLRTNRILVTGTSGNGKTTFINSILGENILEKSISNVVVLKNDAHIEINAITDSAITTTEDVSDYHNMMSQHHQTYRDRACVEFKLPCRFLNENKLTFVVTPGFNRNNDTRDEIFEYLNSVDELLFVLNADSPFTDKERDILLSIQEHTPNLQIHFLLNKIDNIYSEAEVKRVLHDTAARINTYFPHARIFPYSSLYTSSQQLNDLTEFIHFNFNHKHIDAERTEKLLYFIRKTITYLLDKRVEKENNLVDAINWNEDMLVKLNGSINNLTAFEREKIHFITQSYRSMKTEITNDLTENIPKILKSCSNIISEESDFGHMDTELNKAMNERVHKYLEQTVLSNLALSMQNWIATSNNELLQSQTYLEELSEGLNSLFGENRIQLECDFKVLDDWRRDTDRMTTRIQMDEVNILRRFTPAQFLLKSAGKLFGVLPKNKSMLYNKYKQYVENEDYTEVTASIMKKFFLQFELFENTQERDINIFFRNPFNSLKQAVENTHLEIQEKQEILHKMKSNPEIYHDSIMLFELRLRQCEVILNIGNDNTYTDVALETSVE